In Cellulomonas sp. JZ18, the DNA window GACCCCGTCGGGCCGGTCACCAGGATCATCCCGTAGGGCTTGGTGTACGACTCGCGGTACGTCTCGTAGTTGTGCTCGAGGAAGGACAGGTCGCGCAGGTCCAGGCTCGCGGTCGAGTTGTCGAGGATGCGCATGACGATCTTCTCGCCCCACACCGTCGGCAGGGTCGCCACGCGCAGGTCGATCTTGCGCCCGTTGTGGTTGACCGACATGCGCCCGTCCTGCGGCTTGCGCTTCTCGGCGATGTCGATGTCGCTCATGATCTTCACGCGGCTGATGACGCCGCCCTGGATGTTCTTGGGCGAGCGCTGCATCTCGTGCAGGACGCCGTCGATGCGGTAACGCACCCGCAGGTCGTGCTCGCTCGGCTCGATGTGGATGTCCGACGCGCGGTCCGTGATCGCCTGCGTCACGAGCAGGTTCACGTAGCGGACGATCGGCGCGTCGTCGTCGATGCTGTCGCCGATGCGGGACAGGTCGACCTCGGGCTCGGGCGCCTCCTCGACGAACGCCGAGGACAGGTCCTCCATCTCGTCGTCCGCGCGGCAGAACCGGTCGATCGCGCGCAGCACGTTGTCGTACGTGGCCACGACGGGCACGACGGGGACGCGCGCGACCGTCCGCACGTCGTCCACGGCGACGACGTTCGCCGGGTCCGCGGTCGCGAGCACGAGCGCGCCGTTGCGGATCGCGACCGGCAGCACCGAGTACCGCCGGCACACCGACGCCGGGACCATCGCGACCGCGGTCCGGTCCACCGGGTACTCGTCGAGGTCGACGAACTCCATGCCGACCTGCGCGGCGAGCGCGCGCACGAGCTGGGCCTCGCTGAGGATCCCCAGCTCGACGAGCGTGCGTCCGAGCGACGTCCCCATGGACGCCTGCTCGTCGATCGCGGCGAGGAGCTGCGCCTCCGACACGAGCCCCTCGTCGAGCAGGATCTCCCCGAGCTGCTTCACGCGCGTCCCTCCACCCTCGTCGGGTGCGCCGGTGCTGCACCCGAACGGGGACATCGGCAGGCGACGACGCGGGCCTGAGCAGCCCCGGGAGGGTCGGCGGACGACCACCCGTACGGCGGGTGGTCGTCATCACCCGACCGTGGCGGTGGCCCGGGTCGGTGTGACGGCGGACCGGTGCCCTGCCCGCCCGGCGGCGGCCGTCAGCCGGCGGGGTCGGCCGACGGTGCCGGCGCGCGGCGTCAGCGCACGACGGGTGCGAGCGCCGCCTGCAGCGCGGCGTCCATCGCCGCGACCGGGGCCGGGCGACCCGTCATGAGGCGCACCTGCTCGACGGCCTGGTGGAGCAGCATCCGCTCACCGCCGACCGTGCGCCCGCCGCGGGCCTCCCACGCCTGTGCGAGTGCCGTCGGGCGGGGGTCGTAGACGACGTCGAGGAGGACGCCGCGCGCCGCGTCGGGCAGGGCGGGCGCCAGCGCGTCGGGCGCGCGCGCCGGCAGCGTCGACACGACCACGTCCGCCGTCGCGAGCTCCGGGGCGGACGCGTCGAGCGGTCGCAGGACCGGCTCGACCCCCATCCGGTGGGCCGCCCGCAGCAGCGAGCCCGCGCGCGCGGCCGAGCGCACGTGCACGGACGGCGTGGCGCACCCGAGCTGGGCGAGCGCGGCGAGCGTCGACGCCGCCGTGGCGCCCGCGCCGAGCACCGCGGCCGACCGCACGCCCCCGGTCACGCCCGCCTCCCCCAGCGCGGCGACGATGCCGTGCACATCGGTGTTGGCCCCGGTCAGCGTGCGGCGCGCACCCGCACCCTGCGGCAGCACCGTGTTGACCGCGCCCACCACCTGCGCGAGCGGCTCGACGTGGTCGAGCAGCGGCAGCACCGCGTGCTTGAGCGGCATGGTCAGGCTCAGTCCGGCCCACGTGGGGTCGAGCGCCTCGAGGAACCCGGGCAGGGCCTCCTCGGTGACGTCGTGCACCTCGTAGCGCCAGTCGTCGAGCCCGAGCGCGCCGTACGCGGCACCGTGCAGGACCGGGGACAGCGAGTGGGCGACCGGGTGGCCGAGGACGGCGCAGCGACGCGGCCGGCTCACCCCTCGTTCTCCGCCTGCCACTGGCGCAGCAGGGCCTCGTTCTCGAGGTGCTCCTCGTGCGTCTCGGCGAACCGGGTCTCACCGGTGTCGAGGTTGACCGCGACCCAGAAGATCCACGGTCCCGGCTCGGGGTTGAGCACCGCGTCGATCGACTTGCCACCCGGGGACGCGATCGGCGTGGGCGGGAGGCCCGTGTGCATGTAGGTGTTGTAGGGGTTGGACGCGTCGCGCGTCATCTCCCGCGTCAGCTGGGTCCCGGAGATGTTGAGGCCGTAGGCCACTGCCGCGTCGATCTGCAGGATCATGCCGCGGTCGAGGCGGTTCTGGATCGCGCGCGCCATCTTCGGCCGGTCCTCGTCGTGCCGGGCCTCGCGCTCCACGAGGGAGGCCTTGTTCAGCACGGTCTCCCACTGGTCCTGCGGCACGCCGCGGCTCGTGAGCTCCTGCACCGTGCGCTCGACCATCTGCCGCAGCACGGACGCCGCGTCGGCACCCGGCTCCACCTGGTACGTCGACGGGAACAGCCAGCCCTCGACCTTGCCGCCGGCCTCGGCGGGCAGCCCGATCGCGGCCGGGTCCGCTGCGGCGGCGGCCACCTGGTCCACCGGCAGGAGCGTCACCTCGCTGACCCGGTCGAAGATCTGCGCCGCCGTGTAGCCCTCGGGGATCGTGACCTTCATCGAGACCTTGCTCGTCGGGTCGAGCAGCGCGAGGACCGCGTCCGACGCCTTCATCTCGAGCAGGAGCTGGTACGTGCCCGGCTGGATCGACGCGGCGTCGGGGTTCGCCTCGTACGCGTCGAGGAACGCGCCGGCGGTCGCCACGACGCCCGCCTCCACGAGGGTCGTCGCCATCGCGGCGCCGGTGTCACCGGGGTTGATGACGACGGGCGGCGCCCCCGGACGTCCCGGACCCGGGAAGTCCTCGACCTGCGCCTCCTGCGACTGCCCCCGTCCGCCGAACAGGTCGGCCCCGCCGAGCACGGAGAACACGACGTAGGCGGCACCGGCGACCATGACGAGCGCCACGACCAGCACGGCGACCGAACGGCGCCGGCGCTGCTTGCGCATGCGCTCCGCGTGCCGCCGCCCCGCGGACCGTGACCGGCGTGCGGTCCCGCCCTGCGGGGGCGTCGGGGCGTGCCCGACCCGCTCGGCACCGAACAGGTCGGCCGCGCTCTCGTCGGACGTCACCGAGGCCCACCACTCCGTCTGGTTGCTCACCTGCCGTCACTCCACCGTCGTCGTGCCGTCGCCCGCAGGCCCCTCCACGCCTCGGCGCGGAGCGCGTCGGTCGACGTCGACCCGTTCCCCGGGGCGCCGCCCCGTCGCCCTCTCGGCGTCGAGCGCGTGCTGCAGGATGACCACCGCGGCCGCCTGGTCGACGACCTGTCGGTGGCGGCGTCCGGATCGGCCGGACGCCTGGAGCGCCTGATGTGCGGTCACCGTGCTCATCCGCTCATCGACCAGCCGCACCCTCACGGGGGCGACCGAGCGCGCCAGTGCGACAGCGTACGCGCGCGCGAGCGCTGCCGACGACCCCTCGCCGCCCGAGAGATGCCGAGGCAGGCCGACGTAGACCACCTGCGCGTCGCGCTCACGCACGTGCTCGGCGATCGTCACGACGTCCGCAGACCCCGGACGCGCGCGTCCCTCGGCCCGCCGCAGCGTCGCCACAGGCGTCGCCAGCATGCCGTCGGGGTCGCTCGCCGCGACCCCGACCCGCACGGTGCCGACGTCGACGGCGAGCCGGACGCCGCGGGTCACGGCATCCGGCCCGTCCGCCGGGTCGAGGTCCGGCACGTCAGCCGCGCACCGCCGCGAGGACCGCGTCGAGCGCGGCGGGCAGCGCCGCCGCGTCCGAGCCGCCGCCCTGGGCGACGTCGTCCTTCCCGCCGCCACCGCCGCCCAGCACGCCCGAGGCCGTGCGCACGAGCGCCCCGGCCCGCAGGCCGGCCTCGCGCGCGGCGGCGTTCGTCGCGATGACCACGACCGGCCGGCCCTTGCTCGTCCCACCGACCGCGACGACGGACGGGGACGCCTCCCCCAGCCGGCCCCGCACGTCGAGCGCGAGCGTGCGCAGGTCGTCCGCGGAGGCCACGTCCCCGGCGTCGTGCGTGACCACGAGCGTGGTGCCGACCTGCTGGGGCGCCGCCGCGAGCGTGCCGGCCGCCGCGAGGAGCTGACCCTGCCGCAGCGACGCGAGCGCCTTCTCCGACTCCTTCAGCCGCGTCAGCAGCGACGACACGCGGTCGGACAGCTCGTCCGGACGCGCGCCGAGCAGGCCCGACAGCTGGCTCACCAGCGCCCGCTCCTTCGCCTGGTAGCCGTACGCCTGGTCGCCCACGAGCGCGTCGACGCGGCGCACACCGGACCCGATGGACGACTCCCCGAGCAGCGTGACGAGCCCCAGCTCGCCCGAGCGGCGCACGTGCGTGCCGGCGCACAGCTCGCGCGACCAGTCGCCGCCGATCGAGACCACGCGGACCTCGTTGCCGTACTTCTCACCGAAGAGCGCCATCGCACCGAGCGCGCGCGCCTCGTCGATCGCCATGACCCGGTCGGTCACCTCGAGGTCGTCCTGCAGCCGCTCGTTGACCCGGCCCTCGATCTGCGCCAGCGACGACGACGGCA includes these proteins:
- a CDS encoding GspE/PulE family protein, whose product is MKQLGEILLDEGLVSEAQLLAAIDEQASMGTSLGRTLVELGILSEAQLVRALAAQVGMEFVDLDEYPVDRTAVAMVPASVCRRYSVLPVAIRNGALVLATADPANVVAVDDVRTVARVPVVPVVATYDNVLRAIDRFCRADDEMEDLSSAFVEEAPEPEVDLSRIGDSIDDDAPIVRYVNLLVTQAITDRASDIHIEPSEHDLRVRYRIDGVLHEMQRSPKNIQGGVISRVKIMSDIDIAEKRKPQDGRMSVNHNGRKIDLRVATLPTVWGEKIVMRILDNSTASLDLRDLSFLEHNYETYRESYTKPYGMILVTGPTGSGKSTTLYATLNAVSKPDINVITVEDPVEYRLPGINQVQVNPKAGLTFAAALRSILRSDPDVVLLGEIRDHETAQIAVEAALTGHLVLSTLHTNDAPSAVTRLTEMGIEPFLVGSALDCVVAQRLARRLCPKCKEPYTPTPGELEAARFPWVPGEPIPELFRPAGCVACSRTGYKGRLALHEVMRVTEEIERHAVAHASSAEIGATAVRQGMRTLRDDGWFKVAAGDTSLEEILRVVA
- a CDS encoding shikimate dehydrogenase produces the protein MSRPRRCAVLGHPVAHSLSPVLHGAAYGALGLDDWRYEVHDVTEEALPGFLEALDPTWAGLSLTMPLKHAVLPLLDHVEPLAQVVGAVNTVLPQGAGARRTLTGANTDVHGIVAALGEAGVTGGVRSAAVLGAGATAASTLAALAQLGCATPSVHVRSAARAGSLLRAAHRMGVEPVLRPLDASAPELATADVVVSTLPARAPDALAPALPDAARGVLLDVVYDPRPTALAQAWEARGGRTVGGERMLLHQAVEQVRLMTGRPAPVAAMDAALQAALAPVVR
- the mltG gene encoding endolytic transglycosylase MltG is translated as MSNQTEWWASVTSDESAADLFGAERVGHAPTPPQGGTARRSRSAGRRHAERMRKQRRRRSVAVLVVALVMVAGAAYVVFSVLGGADLFGGRGQSQEAQVEDFPGPGRPGAPPVVINPGDTGAAMATTLVEAGVVATAGAFLDAYEANPDAASIQPGTYQLLLEMKASDAVLALLDPTSKVSMKVTIPEGYTAAQIFDRVSEVTLLPVDQVAAAAADPAAIGLPAEAGGKVEGWLFPSTYQVEPGADAASVLRQMVERTVQELTSRGVPQDQWETVLNKASLVEREARHDEDRPKMARAIQNRLDRGMILQIDAAVAYGLNISGTQLTREMTRDASNPYNTYMHTGLPPTPIASPGGKSIDAVLNPEPGPWIFWVAVNLDTGETRFAETHEEHLENEALLRQWQAENEG
- the ruvX gene encoding Holliday junction resolvase RuvX; amino-acid sequence: MTRGVRLAVDVGTVRVGVAASDPDGMLATPVATLRRAEGRARPGSADVVTIAEHVRERDAQVVYVGLPRHLSGGEGSSAALARAYAVALARSVAPVRVRLVDERMSTVTAHQALQASGRSGRRHRQVVDQAAAVVILQHALDAERATGRRPGERVDVDRRAPRRGVEGPAGDGTTTVE